In Solanum stenotomum isolate F172 chromosome 6, ASM1918654v1, whole genome shotgun sequence, one DNA window encodes the following:
- the LOC125867675 gene encoding uncharacterized protein LOC125867675 translates to MGFNNYYSDSTEPHYHKTHKIFLFCNYILLGASSSCIFLTLSLRLIPSLYGFLFILLHILTIGGAVFGCATVSASSSEGAGNKGYGAHMVSSVLTAIFQGSVFVLIFTKTGDFFGKLNSYVREEDGVMILRLAGGLCALIFCLEWIALTLAFFLKYYAYVEGNNGNLAMKNRGKV, encoded by the coding sequence atgggATTCAACAATTATTACTCAGATTCAACTGAACCCCATTACCACAAAACACACAAAATCTTCCTTTTTTGTAACTACATTCTTCTTGGTGCATCCTCTAGCTGCATTTTCTTAACTCTCTCCCTCCGATTAATCCCGTCTCTCTACGGATTCTTATTCATCCTCCTCCACATCCTCACTATAGGTGGCGCAGTTTTTGGCTGCGCCACTGTGTCAGCATCCTCATCTGAGGGTGCTGGCAATAAAGGGTACGGAGCACACATGGTGTCCTCCGTACTCACAGCAATTTTCCAAGGCTCTGTTTTCGTGCTGATATTCACGAAAACAGGGGATTTCTTTGGAAAATTGAATTCGTATGTTAGAGAAGAAGATGGTGTTATGATTTTGAGATTAGCTGGTGGATTATGTGCTTTGATTTTTTGTCTTGAATGGATTGCTCTTACACTTgcatttttcttgaaatattatGCTTATGTTGAAGGAAATAATGGGAATCTTGCAATGAAGAATAGAGGTAAAGTTTAA